From Corticium candelabrum chromosome 13, ooCorCand1.1, whole genome shotgun sequence, a single genomic window includes:
- the LOC134188495 gene encoding uncharacterized protein K02A2.6-like — translation MSPCGKCMVELINLRNHKKYRGEFIVVTNAPSSTYIRGNKLGKQGQQMEHCQHHLEQLWQHKIQGQKTVELQKELVKKYVDVFSGEVGCFEGKLHLEIDPQEKFKKELDRLTQLDVIAKVDSPTDWEIRVYIDPKPLNRALKRLQYPFTTLEDVLPELAIAKVFSVADVKNGFWHVKLEEELSYLTTFGTPYGRFRWKRMPFGIAPAPEVFLQKLCQAIEGLPGVFQIADDILIVGEGNIKLNLEKFKFRLPEVSYSGHRLSAEGLKPDPKKVLAIIQMPRPSDVPAVRRLLVKSDHKPLESIAKKSLPWAPKLLQRMLLRIPKYDIEIVYKPGKMMLLADTLSRAYLPEYNDTESLEDDKFMMFFAELENINMLESLPISAEKLAEMQRETTLDRTLQMLTEVVKEGWPPNKGSVPLEIRQYFNFQSETAVSNGLLFRTTVSLCHQLCAMMGCVFWPGMSASVRTEVEKCEICRSMDQREQKEPLQSHSIPTRPWAKLAVDLFHIDDQEFIAITDYYSNFVEVECLHTTKPSEVIRILRSQFARHGILIA, via the exons ATGAGTCCGTGTGGCAAATGTATGGTCGAGTTGATTAACCTAAGGAATCACAAGAAGTACAGGGGTGAATTTATTGTTGTCACCAATGCTCCATCATCTACGTATATTAGGGGCAAC AAACTCGGCAAACAGGGTCAACAAATGGAACATTGTCAACACCACCTAGAACAGCTATGGCAACATAAGATACAGGGACAGAAAACAGTGGAATTGCAAAAGGAATTAGTCAAGAAGTATGTTGATGTTTTCTCAGGTGAAGTTGGTTGTTTTGAGGGTAAATTGCATCTGGAAATTGACCCGCAA GAAAAGTTCAAAAAGGAACTTGATCGCTTGACACAGTTGGATGTCATTGCCAAGGTTGATAGTCCAACTGATTGGGAAATAAGAGTGTACATTGACCCCAAACCACTCAATAGGGCCTTGAAACGGTTACAGTACCCTTTTACAACACTGGAAGATGTGCTACCTGAACTGGCAATAGCGAAGGTATTCAGTGTTGCAGACGTGAAAAATGGTTTCTGGCACGTGAAATTGGAGGAAGAATTGAGTTACCTTACAACGTTTGGGACACCATATGGGCGTTTTCGATGGAAAAGGATGCCGTTTGGAATAGCACCAGCACCTGAAGTTTTTTTGCAGAAGCTATGCCAAGCCATTGAAGGGCTTCCAGGTGTATTCCAAATTGCTGATGACATCCTTATTGTTGGTGAAGGT AACATCAAGCTCAACTTGGAGAAGTTCAAGTTTCGACTACCAGAAGTTTCATATTCAGGACACCGTCTGTCCGCAGAAGGGCTAAAACCAGATCCAAAGAAAGTTCTTGCTATCATACAAATGCCAAGACCTTCTGATGTTCCAGCAGTTCGTCGACTATTGG TCAAATCGGATCACAAGCCTCTGGAATCTATTGCTAAGAAGTCACTGCCATGGGCTCCAAAGCTTCTTCAACGGATGCTTTTGAGAATTCCGAAATACGACATCGAAATCGTGTATAAACCGGGCAAAATGATGCTTCTAGCGGATACACTCTCGCGTGCGTATCTTCCTGAATATAATGACACAGAGAGCCTGGAGGATGACAAATTTATGATGTTCTTTGCTGAACTTGAAAACATCAACATGTTGGAATCACTTCCAATTAGTGCTGAGAAATTAGCTGAAATGCAAAGAGAAACTACACTAGACAGAACACTTCAAATGCTTACAGAAGTCGTTAAGGAAGGATGGCCCCCCAACAAAGGCTCAGTACCACTGGAGATACGACAATATTTCAATTTCCAGTCAGAGACTGCCGTCTCAAATGGTTTGCTTTTTCGAACAACCGTGTCATTGTGCCATCAGCTATGCGCAATGAT GGGATGCGTATTTTGGCCTGGAATGTCAGCAAGTGTGCGTACAGAAGTAGAGAAATGTGAAATCTGTAGGTCAATGGACCAAAGGGAACAAAAGGAACCACTTCAATCACACTCTATTCCTACCCGTCCGTGGGCAAAGCTGGCTGTTGATCTATTTCATATTGATGATCAAGAGTTCATTGCAATTACAGATTACTACAGTAATTTCGTTGAAGTTGAATGTCTGCACACGACCAAGCCATCGGAAGTCATTAGGATTCTGAGGAGTCAATTCGCTAGACACGGAATCCTGATTGCTTAG
- the LOC134189162 gene encoding uncharacterized protein LOC134189162: MASGETVNAMKTKSTSGRKQGNQGTEKQKCLNCGRFHKKGRNNCPATEQECWACGRAGHYEHMCRSSTKQEGRDKHKKKTETRVRQFEDEDTDDDEYERFMMITSTPSDEEVNTLKGEVCFKQQIHASMLVNGQPVKFQLDTGARCNVLWKLDVPAGIRVEATFQRLTLFN; this comes from the coding sequence ATGGCCTCGGGTGAAACGGTAAATGCAATGAAGACAAAGTCGACATCAGGTCGCAAACAAGGCAACCAAGGTACTGAAAAACAAAAATGCCTCAACTGTGGACGCTTTCACAAGAAAGGACGCAATAACTGTCCAGCTACAGAGCAAGAGTGTTGGGCATGTGGCAGAGCAGGTCACTATGAACATATGTGTCGCTCCAGTACCAAGCAAGAGGgcagagacaaacacaagaaGAAGACAGAGACAAGAGTACGTCAGTTTGAAGATGAGGACACTGATGACGATGAGTATGAGAGGTTCATGATGATTACTTCGACCCCAAGTGATGAAGAGGTCAATACACTGAAAGGGGAAGTTTGTTTTAAACAACAAATTCATGCATCGATGCTAGTCAATGGACAACCTGTCAAGTTCCAACTAGACACTGGAGCCAGGTGCAATGTCCTTTGGAAATTGGATGTACCAGCAGGTATTCGAGTTGAAGCCACCTTTCAAAGGCtaactttatttaattag
- the LOC134188825 gene encoding uncharacterized protein LOC134188825, whose product MYMHVYSHGHLSALCAQYPDKMEGNDKNEKKTQECREFLMAMTLGAALSCVVLSIIIFFTKGVSNIDLLATISTTCTTALVDQTTVAECSYDCGNYADSQCMLTYDCWHVYAIVEDKPKSTVPSQLFWNFDSRETNCSNYRRCNGRGVSIKYEEIGDEYSCYYDSSRPNAVYLHPPRSPLPYLIGSCLTAIAAADVIRDCLVGTVLSLLNTKRRPSRV is encoded by the coding sequence atgtatatgcatgtatacagTCATGGTCATCTGTCCGCCTTGTGCGCGCAGTATCCAGATAAAatggaaggcaacgacaaaaACGAGAAGAAGACGCAAGAGTGCAGAGAATTTCTCATGGCAATGACACTCGGAGCCGCACTCTCGTGCGTCGTCCTGTCTATCATCATTTTCTTCACCAAGGGAGTCTCAAATATCGACCTCCTAGCCACCATCTCTACCACATGCACGACCGCACTAGTCGACCAGACGACAGTCGCCGAATGCAGCTACGATTGCGGCAACTACGCAGACAGCCAGTGCATGTTGACATACGACTGCTGGCACGTCTACGCGATCGTCGAGGACAAGCCAAAGTCGACGGTTCCGTCGCAGCTTTTTTGGAACTTCGATTCACGCGAAACCAACTGCTCGAATTATCGTCGATGCAACGGTCGTGGCGTCTCGATAAAGTATGAGGAAATAGGCGACGAGTATTCGTGTTACTACGATTCGTCTCGACCGAATGCTGTCTATCTGCATCCTCCGAGAAGCCCATTACCGTACTTGATCGGATCTTGTCTGACCGCAATTGCCGCCGCCGATGTGATTCGAGACTGTCTCGTAGGCACAGTGCTGAGCCTCTTGAATACAAAGAGACGACCGTCTAGAGTCTAG
- the LOC134189163 gene encoding uncharacterized protein LOC134189163, whose protein sequence is MTENEAESSASGEPHVQSAGFRHHISPPTPLNIRGDLTQRWRDRKQLWDGYYLVTGLAKELDAYRLAVLVNSLGQKALETYNALRFADPADKARYECVIEALENHFMGIATRSTNVTCSVREIKRSQSRLTNITWR, encoded by the coding sequence ATGACCGAAAATGAAGCAGAATCGTCAGCGTCAGGTGAGCCGCATGTGCAGTCTGCAGGTTTCCGCCACCACATTTCCCCACCCACACCGCTCAACATCCGTGGTGATCTCACACAACGGTGGAGAGATCGGAAACAACTCTGGGATGGCTACTACCTAGTCACAGGACTGGCGAAGGAGCTGGATGCTTATCGCCTTGCCGTCCTCGTGAACAGCCTCGGGCAAAAGGCGCTAGAGACTTACAACGCTCTCAGATTTGCCGACCCAGCAGACAAAGCTAGATATGAGTGTGTGATTGAGGCTTTGGAGAATCACTTTATGGGCATAGCAACGAGATCTACGAACGTTACGTGTTCTGTAAGAGAGATCAAGAGGAGTCAGAGTCGTTTGACGAATATTACATGGCGTTAG